The DNA sequence GGGGGAAAGCTCGTCGTCGTCGACCTCGAGGTGGAGGACGGCCGGATCGCCCGGTTCCGCCTCGCCGGGGACTTCTTCCTCGAGCCGGACACCGCTCTCGCCGACATCGACGCCGCCGTCACCGGACTGCCGATCGAGTCCGACGCCACGGCCATCGCCGCCGCCGTGCGCGCCGCGCTCCCGGAAGGAGCCCAACTGCTCGGCTTCACCCCCGAGGCCGTCGGCACGGCCGTGCGCCGCGCCCTCGTCACCGCCCCCGGCTGGCGCGACTTCGACTGGGAGATCGTGCACGAGAAGGCCGTGTCGCCCCGCATGAACCTGGCGCTCGACGAGGTGCTCACCTCGCGCGTCGGAGAAGGACGACGCCGCCCGACCCTGCGCATCTGGGAGTGGGACCAGTCGGCCGTCGTGATCGGCTCCTTCCAGTCGTACCGCAACGAGGTCGACCCGGAGGGCGCGGAGCGCCACGGCTTCGACGTCGTGCGCCGCATCTCCGGCGGCGGTGCCATGCTCATGGCCGCAGGGCAGATCATCACGTACTCGCTGTACGTGCCGGCATCCCTCGTGCAGGGCATGACGTTCGCCGACTCCTACGCCTTCCTCGACGACTGGGTGCTGCAGGCGCTGCGCTCGCTCGGGATCGACGCCGTCTACCAGCCGCTCAACGATATCGCCAGCTCCTCGGGCAAGATCGGCGGCGCCGCGCAGAAGCGCCTGGCCAACGGCGGGGTGCTGCACCACGCCACGCTGTCGTACGACATCGACGGACAGACCATGACCGAGGTGCTGCGCATCGGTCGCGAGAAGCTCAGCGACAAGGGCACCACCTCGGCCGCGAAGCGCGTCGACCCGCTGCGCAGCCAGACCGGACTCTCGCGGGCCGAGATCATCGAGCGCTTCACCGACACGTTCCGTACCGTGACGGGTGCGGAGGACGGCGGGATCACCGCCGACGAGTACGCCGACGCCGAGGCGCTGGTCGAGTCGAAGTTCGCGACCGACGCGTGGCTGCACCGGGTCCCGTGACCGACGGGCAGCCGCCCGCGCTCGGCGCCGTCACCGTCATCCAGGGCGACAACCTCGCCGTCGCCGCGACGCTGCCCTCGGCATCCTTCACTCTCGTCTACCTCGACCCGCCCTTCAACACGGGCCGGGCGCAGGAGCGGCAGATCGTCACCGCGCGCCGCACGGCGTCGGATGCGGAGCAGGAAGCGGATGCCGGAGATCCCGGGGATGCCGAGCCGGCGCCGCCGACCGAGGTGCGGCACGGATTCCACGGCCACCGCTACGAGCGCGTGCGCGGGATGCTGCGCACGTACGACGACCGTTTCGACGATTACGGCGCCTTCCTCATGCCGCGCCTCGAAGAGGCGTGGCGGCTGCTCGCCGACGACGGCACGCTGTACCTGCACCTCGACTACCGCGAGGCGCACTACGCCAAGGTGATGCTGGATGCCGTGTTCGGCCGCGACTGCTTCCTGAACGAGCTCATCTGGGCGTACGACTACGGCGCCAAGTCGCGGCGGCGCTGGCCGACCAAGCACGACACGATCCTCGTGTACGTGAAGAACCCGCGCGAGTACGTGTTCAACTCCGACGACGTCGACCGCGAGCCGTACATGGCCCCCGGACTCGTCACGGCCGAGAAGGCCGCCAGGGGCAAGCTGCCCACCGACGTGTGGTGGCACACGATCGTGCCGACGACCGGACGGGAGAAGACGGGGTACCCGACGCAGAAGCCCGAGGGCATCCTGCGGCGCATCGTGCGGGCGTCGAGTCGGCCGGGCGATCGGGTGCTCGACCTCTTCGCCGGAAGCGGCACGACCGGCGCCGTCGCGTCGGCCCTCGGGCGCGACGCCGTGCTCGTCGACGACAACCCCGAGGCCGTGCGCGTCATGACCGAGCGGATGCCGCACGCCGACGTCGTTCACGGCTGACGCGACCGCATCCGGCAGACTGCTGGCATGAGCGAATTCGTCGAGGTCGACACCGCTGCCGGTCGTGTGCGCGGGCGCTGGCGCCCCACCACGGGAGGGCGAGGGGCGCCGCGGTCGGCCGCGTTCCTCGGCATCCCGTTCGCCGAGCCGCCCATCGGGCCGTTGCGCTTCGCCGCCCCCGTGCCGCACGCGTCCTGGGAGGGCGTGCGCGACGCGCTGGAGTTCGGGGCCACCGCGCAGCGCGGCGACCAGGGCGACACGCTCATCCCGGAGCCCAGCGTCGAGGGCGACTCCACTCTCAACGTGAACGTCTTCACTCCCGACCCGGATGCCGCGGGGCTCCCGGTGCTCGTGTGGATCCACGGCGGCGGCTTCACCACAGGTTCCCCCGCGAGCCCCTGGTACGACGGACGCAACTTCAACCGCGACGGCGTCGTCACGGTCACGATCTCGTACCGCCTCGGCTTCGAAGGGTTCGGCTGGATCGAGGACGCCCCCTCGAACCGCGGGGTGCGCGACTGGCTGCTCGCGCTCGAGTGGGTGCAGCAGAACATCGCCGCGTTCGGCGGAGACCCCGCGCGCGTCACGATCGCCGGGCAGTCGGCGGGCGGCGGGGCCGTGCTCACCCTGCTCGGCATGGAGAGCGCGCAGCACCTGTTCCAGCGCGTGTACGCGGTGTCGGCCGCGCTGACGGATGTCGCGGCATCCCGCTCCGAGACGTTCGGCCGGGCGCTCGCCGCCTCGGCCGGCGTCGATCCCACGGTCGCGGGGCTGTCGGGTGTCGACGAGCTGCGCCTGCTGACGCTGCAGAAGCGGGCCACGCACCTGAACCCCCGCGAGATCGCGAGCCTCGTCGATCAGGGGCTGCCGCTCGGACCCGCCGTCGACGGCGACCTCATCACGCGGCCGACGCGCGAATCGCTGCGCGCCGGTGTCGGGGCCGACAAGCCGCTCGTGCTCGGCGCGACCGACGACGAGTTCACGATGGTGTTCGGCGGAGCGGTGGCGAAGGCTCTGCGCTGGGTGCCCCGGAACGTCGTGCTCGATCGGCTCGGTCTGCCGCGCGCGGTGCGGGCCGAGTACCTGGCGGCGAACGACGACATCGTGCGGCTCGGCAAGCCGCGGCTCGCCGGTCGAGTGCTCACGGACCGGATGTTCCGGGTCGGCGTGCTGCGCGTCTCGTCCGACCGCGGCGACGCTCCGACCTGGGTGTACCGGTTCTCGTGGCCGTCCGGACGCTTCGGCTTCGCGGAGCACTGCCTCGACGTGCCGTTCTTCTTCGACTGCCTCGACGGCCCGCGCATCGACAATCTCGCCGGGCCGAACCCGCCGCAGCGGCTGGCCGACGAGGTGCACGCGGCGGCCGTCTCGTTCATCGCCGGCGGCGATCCCGGCTGGCCGCGACACGAGGGGGATGCCGGGATCGTGCGCGTCTACGACAGCGAGGCCCGCGACGTCGCCGACGCCTACGCGACCGTCCGGCCGCTGCGGGCGGCTGATCCGGTCGGTCGACCCCGAGACGACCTGTTCGTTCGCGCGAACGAAGATCGACGTCGTTCCGACGAAGGGTGGTCGGCGGAGCGAACCCCGGGACAGTGAATTCGCGGGTCAGGCGACGTAGATCTTGCGCAGGGTCTCGGTGACCGTCCACTCCGTGCGCATGCCCTCGGCGAGACGCACGACCGACCCCGGTCCGACCTCGATCGCCGGCAGGGCCGGGTCGAGGAACGCGATGCGGGCGTGGCCCGACAGAACGACGAAGACCTCGTCGGCCTCGGTGTCGGATGCCGTGCCCGGCGTCATCTCCCAGACGCCGATCTCCACTCCGCGGATCTCCCCGAGGGCGACGGTCGCGGTCGTCGGAGACCCCGACGCGACATCGGATGCCGGAAGCGGCGCGTGCGCGAGCGGCAGCGCCGGGGCATCCACTCCCGTTCCCGCCGAAAGCGCGGTCACGAGTCGAATCCCATGCCGACGGCGTCCAGGGTCTTGAGGAACAGGTTGCGCTTCCCCTCGTTGTGATCGGCGCGGTCCATCGCGGCGCGTACGAGGTTGATGCCGATCGCGGCGGCGGGCTCCGGCGGGAACGGGATGGGCTTCTCGCGCACCATCGCCAGCTCCGTGCGTTCGGTCTGCTCTCCCGAGAGTTCGTCGAGCATGACGTCGGCGGCGAACCGGGCGGCGCCGACGCCGAGCCCCGTGAAGCCGGTCGCGTAGGCGACCCGGCCCCGGCGGGCGGTGCCGAAGAAGGCGCAGAACCGGCTCGACGAGTCGATGGCGCCCGCCCAGCGGTGCGTGAAGCGCAGCCCTTCGAGCTGCGGGAACGTCGTGAAGAAATGGGAGGCGAGTCTGCGGTGGCTCTCCATCCGGTCCTCGTACTCGGGGCGCACCTTGCCGCCGAAGTGGTACACGGCGTCGTAGCCGCCGAAGAGGATCCGGTTGTCGGCGGTGAGGCGGTAGTAGTGGAACTGGTTGGCGCTGTCGGCGAGGCCCTGGCGGTTCGACCAGCCGATCGACGTGAGCTGTTCGTCGCTCAGCGGTTCGGTCATCAGCACGTAGTCGTACACGGGGACGGTCATGAGCCGGTTGCGCCTGAGGAGCGACGGGAAGACGTTCGTGGCGAGCGCGACGTCGTCGGCGATGACGCGTCCGCCGTCGCGGGTGACGACGGTCATCGGTCCGGTGCCATCGCCCTCGATGCCTCGCACGAGCGAGTGCTCGAAGATCTCGACGCCGAGGTCGGCGGCGACGCGCGCGAGCTCGAGGCCGAGCTTCGCGGGATGCACGAGCGCCGTGGCATCGCGGTCCCACGCGCCCGCGAGGAAGGTCGGCGAATGCACTTCGGCCTGCACGGCCTCGCGGTCGAGGAAGCCGTCCTCCTCGCGGAGCCAGTCGACCTGGTGCGGTTCGACGGCGAGCGTGATCGCGCCGGTGCGCTCGAAGTCGGCATCCATCCCGTACCGCTCCACGGTCCGGGCGATCCCGTCGAGGTTCTCGAGGCCGAGCTCTTCGAGCCGGTCGATCTCGTGCGGCCACCGGGTCGCCCCGTTCTCGTGGCCGTGCGTGAGGCTGGCCTCGCAGAAGCCGCCGTTGCGTCCGGAGGCCGCCCACGCGATGCGCGACGCCTCGAGAAGCACGACCCGACGCTGCGGGTCGCGCTCCTTGGCGCGCACCGCGGTCCACAGTCCGGCGTACCCGCCGCCGACGATCACGAGGTCGGCGGCGATGGTCCCGGTGAGGCGCGGGTGCGCGGGGCGCTCGACGTCGTCGAGCCAGAACACGCTCAGCGCGGTGCCCTGCAGGGACGCGTCGATGACGGCATCCGAGGGGCGCTGGCGTTCGAAGACGGTGGTTCCCATGATCACTCCGGTGCGGATCGGCTGACGGACGGACGGGCGGACGGCGGGGAGGGACGCGCGGTCAGCGCGTGCCCCAGTTGTAGAGGTCTTTGTAAAGCCCGGCGTAGAGCAGGCTCTCGGTGTGGATGACGCCGGGGATGGTGCGGATGCGCGTGGCGATGAGGTCGAGCAGATCGGCATCGCTCTCGCACACGGCCTCGACGAGGATGTCGAAGGTGCCGAGGGTCACGACGACGTACGCGAGCTCGGTGATCTCGGTCAGCTGCTCCGCGACCGCGCGCGGGTCGCCGGTGACGCGGATGCCGATCATCGACATCCGGTGGAATCCGAGCTGCATCGGGTCGGTGACCGCGACGATCTGGATGATGCCGGCCTCGGTCATCCGCTGCACGCGCTGGCGGGCGGCGGCCTCGCTGAGACCGACCTCGCGGCCGATCTCGGCGTAGGGCCGGCGTCCGTCCTCCTGCAGGAGTTCGACGATGCGCTTCGAGATGTCATCGAGCATCGGTTGCTTAGAAGGGCCGCTCATGTGTCGATATTGACAGGAGGCTCGGCGATTGGCAACTGATTCCATCGTCATTCTCAGGTTGCTCTTCTGTATTCGTGACGCTCTCGCTAGCATGGCGGGCATGGCCACAGAACCCCTGCAGAACTTCATCGGCGGTCGACGCGTTCCCGTGAACGGCGCAGGGCGGATGCCGCTGATCGACCCGGCGACGGAGGAGACCTACGGCGAGCTGCCCGTATCCGACGCGACCGACGTCGACGCCGCGTACGCGGCGGCCGCCGCCGCGCTCCCGATCTGGCGCGACACGACACCGGCCGACCGGCAGCTCGCGCTGTTCCGCATCGCCGACGAGATGCAGGCCCGCGCCGAGGAGTTCGCCGACCTGGAGTCCAAGGACACCGGCAAGCCGCGGGCCAGCCTCGTCGCCGACGAGATCCTGCAGTCCATCGACCAGCTGCGGTTCTTCGCCGGCGCCGCCCGCAGCCTCGAGGGTCGCGCCGCCGCCGAGTACCTCGCCGGCCACACCTCGTTCGTGCGCCGCGAGCCCATCGGCGTGATCGGCCAGGTCACGCCGTGGAACTACCCGCTCAACATGGCGGTGTGGAAGATCGCGCCAGCGCTCGCCGCCGGCAACACCGTGGTGCTGAAGCCCGCCGAATCGACCCCGCTGACCACGCTGCTGCTCGCCGAGATCGTGGCCGTGCACACGCCCGCCGGCACTCTGAACGTCGTGCTCGGCGACCGCGACACCGGGGTGGCGCTCGTCGAGCATCCGACGCCGCAGATGGTCGCGATCACCGGGTCGGTGCGGGCGGGCATTGCAGTGGCACGCTCGGCTGCCGCCGACGTGAAGCGCGTGCACCTCGAACTCGGCGGCAAAGCGCCGGCGATCGTCTTCCCCGACGCCGACCTCGACAGGGCGGCCTCGGGCATCGTCACCGGCGCGTTCTTCAACGCCGGGCAGGACTGCACGGCCGCCACCCGCGTGCTCGTGCACTCCTCTGTGCACGACGATTTCGTCGCATCATTGGTGGAGAAGGCGAGGACGGACGCCCGCACGGGCGGTCCGCACGAGGAGGGCGTGCTCTACGGGCCGCTCAGCAGCGCCGCGCAGCTCGCGCAGGTGTCCGGCGTCGTCGACCGCCTTCCCGCGCACGCGACGATCGCCACGGGCGGACGCCGCCAGGGCGACCGCGGCTACTTCTACGAGGCGACGATCGTGACGGGTCTGCACCAGGACGACGAGGCCGTGCAGAGCGAGATCTTCGGCCCGGTGCTCACCGTGCAGGCCTTCGACACAGAGGAGGAGGCGCTCGCGATGGCCAACGACGTGCCGTACGCGCTGGCCTCCTCGGTGTGGACGAGCGACCACACGCGGGCGATGCGGTTCTCGCGCGACCTCGACTTCGGGTGCGTGTGGATCAACACCCACATCCCGTTCGTGTCGGACATGCCGCACGGCGGCTTCAAGCACTCGGGCTACGGCAAGGATCTCTCGCAGTACGGCTTCGACGACTACACCCGCCTGAAGCATGTGATGACAGCACTGGAATGACCGCTCGACCAGTGGGACGCGATGTGTCTATGCTGGGTCGCACGTCGACTCCGGGGGGATCCTCATGGCACGACCGCTCGCCGGTCCGCAGACCCTGCTGCGCACCCTCAAC is a window from the Microbacterium sp. LWO14-1.2 genome containing:
- a CDS encoding Lrp/AsnC family transcriptional regulator, which produces MSGPSKQPMLDDISKRIVELLQEDGRRPYAEIGREVGLSEAAARQRVQRMTEAGIIQIVAVTDPMQLGFHRMSMIGIRVTGDPRAVAEQLTEITELAYVVVTLGTFDILVEAVCESDADLLDLIATRIRTIPGVIHTESLLYAGLYKDLYNWGTR
- a CDS encoding FAD-dependent oxidoreductase produces the protein MGTTVFERQRPSDAVIDASLQGTALSVFWLDDVERPAHPRLTGTIAADLVIVGGGYAGLWTAVRAKERDPQRRVVLLEASRIAWAASGRNGGFCEASLTHGHENGATRWPHEIDRLEELGLENLDGIARTVERYGMDADFERTGAITLAVEPHQVDWLREEDGFLDREAVQAEVHSPTFLAGAWDRDATALVHPAKLGLELARVAADLGVEIFEHSLVRGIEGDGTGPMTVVTRDGGRVIADDVALATNVFPSLLRRNRLMTVPVYDYVLMTEPLSDEQLTSIGWSNRQGLADSANQFHYYRLTADNRILFGGYDAVYHFGGKVRPEYEDRMESHRRLASHFFTTFPQLEGLRFTHRWAGAIDSSSRFCAFFGTARRGRVAYATGFTGLGVGAARFAADVMLDELSGEQTERTELAMVREKPIPFPPEPAAAIGINLVRAAMDRADHNEGKRNLFLKTLDAVGMGFDS
- a CDS encoding carboxylesterase family protein encodes the protein MSEFVEVDTAAGRVRGRWRPTTGGRGAPRSAAFLGIPFAEPPIGPLRFAAPVPHASWEGVRDALEFGATAQRGDQGDTLIPEPSVEGDSTLNVNVFTPDPDAAGLPVLVWIHGGGFTTGSPASPWYDGRNFNRDGVVTVTISYRLGFEGFGWIEDAPSNRGVRDWLLALEWVQQNIAAFGGDPARVTIAGQSAGGGAVLTLLGMESAQHLFQRVYAVSAALTDVAASRSETFGRALAASAGVDPTVAGLSGVDELRLLTLQKRATHLNPREIASLVDQGLPLGPAVDGDLITRPTRESLRAGVGADKPLVLGATDDEFTMVFGGAVAKALRWVPRNVVLDRLGLPRAVRAEYLAANDDIVRLGKPRLAGRVLTDRMFRVGVLRVSSDRGDAPTWVYRFSWPSGRFGFAEHCLDVPFFFDCLDGPRIDNLAGPNPPQRLADEVHAAAVSFIAGGDPGWPRHEGDAGIVRVYDSEARDVADAYATVRPLRAADPVGRPRDDLFVRANEDRRRSDEGWSAERTPGQ
- a CDS encoding gamma-aminobutyraldehyde dehydrogenase codes for the protein MATEPLQNFIGGRRVPVNGAGRMPLIDPATEETYGELPVSDATDVDAAYAAAAAALPIWRDTTPADRQLALFRIADEMQARAEEFADLESKDTGKPRASLVADEILQSIDQLRFFAGAARSLEGRAAAEYLAGHTSFVRREPIGVIGQVTPWNYPLNMAVWKIAPALAAGNTVVLKPAESTPLTTLLLAEIVAVHTPAGTLNVVLGDRDTGVALVEHPTPQMVAITGSVRAGIAVARSAAADVKRVHLELGGKAPAIVFPDADLDRAASGIVTGAFFNAGQDCTAATRVLVHSSVHDDFVASLVEKARTDARTGGPHEEGVLYGPLSSAAQLAQVSGVVDRLPAHATIATGGRRQGDRGYFYEATIVTGLHQDDEAVQSEIFGPVLTVQAFDTEEEALAMANDVPYALASSVWTSDHTRAMRFSRDLDFGCVWINTHIPFVSDMPHGGFKHSGYGKDLSQYGFDDYTRLKHVMTALE
- a CDS encoding cupin domain-containing protein, with product MTALSAGTGVDAPALPLAHAPLPASDVASGSPTTATVALGEIRGVEIGVWEMTPGTASDTEADEVFVVLSGHARIAFLDPALPAIEVGPGSVVRLAEGMRTEWTVTETLRKIYVA
- a CDS encoding biotin/lipoate A/B protein ligase family protein, yielding MHGEYKVPGGKLVVVDLEVEDGRIARFRLAGDFFLEPDTALADIDAAVTGLPIESDATAIAAAVRAALPEGAQLLGFTPEAVGTAVRRALVTAPGWRDFDWEIVHEKAVSPRMNLALDEVLTSRVGEGRRRPTLRIWEWDQSAVVIGSFQSYRNEVDPEGAERHGFDVVRRISGGGAMLMAAGQIITYSLYVPASLVQGMTFADSYAFLDDWVLQALRSLGIDAVYQPLNDIASSSGKIGGAAQKRLANGGVLHHATLSYDIDGQTMTEVLRIGREKLSDKGTTSAAKRVDPLRSQTGLSRAEIIERFTDTFRTVTGAEDGGITADEYADAEALVESKFATDAWLHRVP
- a CDS encoding site-specific DNA-methyltransferase, with the protein product MAAPGPVTDGQPPALGAVTVIQGDNLAVAATLPSASFTLVYLDPPFNTGRAQERQIVTARRTASDAEQEADAGDPGDAEPAPPTEVRHGFHGHRYERVRGMLRTYDDRFDDYGAFLMPRLEEAWRLLADDGTLYLHLDYREAHYAKVMLDAVFGRDCFLNELIWAYDYGAKSRRRWPTKHDTILVYVKNPREYVFNSDDVDREPYMAPGLVTAEKAARGKLPTDVWWHTIVPTTGREKTGYPTQKPEGILRRIVRASSRPGDRVLDLFAGSGTTGAVASALGRDAVLVDDNPEAVRVMTERMPHADVVHG